Proteins from one Falco naumanni isolate bFalNau1 chromosome 10, bFalNau1.pat, whole genome shotgun sequence genomic window:
- the RIC8A gene encoding synembryn-A, which yields MELRTVVATLESGEQDTVLKVLQIYNQEKSQCFTFDDEEREDRKKMAQLLIKFLEKELQPSCQVTCLESIRILSRDKYCLDPFTTKEGLKTLSRHAGIDYSEELIREVPDLDVILESLKCLCNIVFSSPRAQELTAEARLVVGLAKRIKLYNERSLPHEVKFFDLRLLFLLTALRVDIRQQLAQELRGISLMTDTLELTLGVKWMDPYEVATEEGLLPPLPRQETERAMEILKVLFNITFDSSKREVDEEDAALYRHLGALLRHCLMISADGEDRTEEFHSHTVNLLGNLPLKCLDVLLTPKVRPGSLEYMGVNMDAVSILLDFLERRLDRGHKLKESLTPVLNLLTESARVHRQTRKFLKAKVLPPLRDVRNRPEVGNSLRNKLVRLMTHIDTDVKHCAAEFLFVLCKESVSRFVKYTGYGNAAGLLAARGLMAGGREEGEYSEDEDTDTEEYKEAKPNINPVTGRVEEKLPNPMEGMTEEQKEYEAMKLVNMFDKLSREQVIQPMGITPSGNLAPMENAIRDMADERSSSDSDLGLD from the exons ATGGAGCTCAGGACTGTAGTAGCCACCCTGGAAAGCGGGGAGCAAGACACAGTTCTCAAGGTGCTTCAGATCTACAACCAGGAG AAATCTCAGTGCTTCACCTTTGATGATGAGGAGCGGGAAGACAGGAAG AAAATGGCCCAGCTGCTGATCAAGTTCTTGGAAAAAGAGCTGCAGCCTTCCTGCCAGGTCACGTGTTTGGAAAGCATCCGCATCCTGTCCCGGGACAAATACTGCCTTGACCCTTTCACCACCAAGGAAGGCCTGAAGACCCTCTCCAGGCATGCTGGCATTGATTACTCAGAGGAGCTCATCCGGGAGGTCCCAGACTTGGATGTAATTCTGGAATCCCTCAAATGTCTCTGCAACATTGTCTTCAGCAGCCCTAGGGCACAGGAGCTGACAGCTGAAGCCCGGCTGGTGGTGGGTCTGGCCAAGCGCATCAAACTGTACAATGAGAGGAGCCTTCCTCACGAGGTCAAGTTCTTTGACCTGCGTCTCCTGTTCCTGCTGACGGCGCTGAGAGTGGACATCCGGCAGCAGCTAGCCCAAGAGCTCAGGGGCATTAGCCTGATGACAGATACCCTGGAGCTGACCCTTGGTGTAAAGTGGATGGACCCTTATGAAGTTGCCACTGAGGAGGGACTTCTCCCACCTTTGCCTCGGCAAGAGACAGAGCGAGCCATGGAGATCCTGAAAGTGCTCTTCAATATCACCTTTGATTCCAGCAAGAGGGAGGTGGACGAG GAAGATGCTGCTTTGTACCGGCACTTGGGTGCCCTCCTGCGCCACTGCCTCATGATCTCTGCTGATGGAGAGGACCGGACTGAGGAGTTCCACAG TCATACAGTTAACCTTTTGGGCAACTTGCCCCTGAAATGTCTGGATGTCCTTCTGACCCCGAAAGTCCGGCCAGGCTCGCTTGAGTACATGGGTGTCAACATGGATGCAGTCAGCATCCTACTGGATTTCCTGGAGCGACGCCTTGACAGG GGACACAAGCTGAAGGAAAGTTTGACCCCTGTGCTGAACCTGCTGACTGAGAGTGCCCGAGTCCACCGCCAGACGAGGAAGTTCCTGAAGGCAAAG GTGCTGCCTCCACTCCGGGATGTGAGGAATCGGCCAGAGGTGGGGAACTCACTGCGGAACAAGCTGGTACGTTTGATGACCCACATCGACACAGACGTGAAGCACTGTGCAGCAGAGTTCCTCTTTGTCCTCTGCAAGGAGAGTG TGTCACGGTTTGTGAAGTACACTGGCTACGGGAATGCAGCTGGGCTCCTGGCAGCACGAGGCCTCATGGCTGGTGGTCGGGAAGAGGGAGAGTACTCGGAAGATGAAGACACAGACACTGAGGAGTACAAAGAGGCAAAGCCCAA CATTAACCCTGTCACGGGACGTGTCGAGGAGAAACTACCCAACCCCATGGAAGGAATGactgaagagcagaaggaatACGAAGCCATGAAGTTAGTCAACATGTTTGACAAATTGTCCAG
- the BET1L gene encoding BET1-like protein, translating to MAEWGRGQSPGAVEDMLDVENKRMADTLANKVTRLKSLALDIDKDADEQNRYLDGMDSDFMSVTGLLTGSVKRFSTMTRSGRDNRKLLCSVSAGLIVVFFILYYLVSKAGT from the exons ATGGCGGAGTGGGGCCGAG GTCAGAGTCCGGGTGCCGTGGAGGATATGCTGGATGTAGAGAACAAGCGTATGGCAGACACCCTAGCCAACAAGGTCACCAGGCTGAAGTCG CTGGCTCTGGATATTGACAAAGATGCTGATGAACAAAACCGTTACCTGGATGGCATG GATTCAGATTTTATGAGTGTGACTGGCCTGCTAACCGGCAGTGTGAAGCGTTTCTCCACCATGACGCGATCTGGGAGGGATAATCGCAAGTTGCTCTGTTCTGTTTCAGCAGGACTGattgttgttttcttcatcctctACTATCTTGTGTCAAAAGCAGGGACTTGA
- the VPS51 gene encoding vacuolar protein sorting-associated protein 51 homolog, whose translation MAEVEAAESRAGGSPEAGTGTGSGTGWRRPHGPLQRYYGPPAAEAAEPDPDPADINGPHFDPEVFLTKVRSECPLGQLLAREAALGREIRALDSDMQTLLYENYNKFISATDTIRKMKVDFRRMEAEMDDLAANMEAISTSSARVSAALQDRHRRGAQLAGVQALLRKLQSLVEVPGRLRRWAAPGAEPARALRCHARARAVLRHYRHLPSFRAIEDESHAIMADLAQRLRARLREDTLDPKELTECVEMLLQLEEPPEELCEEFLSHAGARLEAELAALEAELPPADPSGTATTPPPASDILDFVDRGSSAFVGNLCLLAASYRSLFEGRPGAWDGRLETFAATLTTRYFELLERRLALERGLGDTSLLVRALDRFHRRLRALLELLPEAGAEAGAALVARAARERVDRYLRALQTFFLGCLGDVRQALAAPRPPGKEGPGLPDLLATLAASILGQLKAVLAYVQLFTAKDVAFASLPYFKGEFCVEAVHEGLVVAFVRWLCRTTRGFADGPAERGAPAAPPALLLLLARLCLDYEATTISYILTLTDEQFPPQDTGPAVTPGPVLCAEARGAAQRLLDHYVQVQGAAVAQMLRKSVETRDWLGTVEPRNVRAVMKRVVEDITAIDVQVGQLFEEGVRRAQSSDSSRRAFSVYSSSRAPGRYAPSYTPSAPMDTHLLSNIQKLFSERIDIFSPVEFNKVSVLTGIIKISLKTLLECVRLRTLGRFGLQQVQVDGHYLQLYLWRFAADERVVQGLLDEVAASAAHRCLDPVPMEHSVIELICERG comes from the exons ATGGCGGAGGTGGAGGCGGCGGAGAGCCGGGCCGGGGGTAGCCCCGAAGCCGGCACCGGTACCGGCAGCGGCACCGGGTGGCGACGTCCCCATGGGCCGCTCCAGCGGTACTACGGCCCGCCCGCGGCGGAGGCGGCAGAGCCGGACCCGGACCCCGCCGACATCAACGGGCCCCACTTCGACCCGGAAGTTTTCCTCACTAAG GTGCGCAGTGAATGCCCCCTGGGGCAGTTGCTGGCCCGTGAGGCTGCGCTGGGGCGAGAAATCCGTGCCCTCGACAGTGACATGCAGACGCTGCTCTATGAGAACTACAACAAGTTCATCTCCGCCACTG ACACCATCCGAAAGATGAAGGTCGACTTCCGGCGCATGGAGGCAGAGATGGACGATTTGGCTGCCAACATGGAGGCCATCAGCACCTCCAGTGCCCGTGTCAGTGCCGCACTGCAGGACCGGCACCGCCGTGGTGCCCAGCTTGCTG GTGTGCAGGCCCTGCTGCGGAAGCTGCAGTCCCTGGTGGAGGTGCCGGGGCGGCTGCGGCGCtgggcagcgccgggggcagAGCCTGCACGAGCCTTGCGCTGCCACGCCCGCGCCCGTGCCGTGCTCCGTCACTACCGCCACCTGCCCTCCTTCCGTGCCATCGAGGATGAGAGCCACGCCATCATGGCCGACCTGGCGCAGCGCCTCCGCGCACGCCTCCG gGAGGACACCTTGGACCCCAAGGAGCTCACCGAGTGCGTGGAGATGCTGTTGCAGCTGGAAGAGCCACCTGAGGAGCTGTGTGAGGAGTTCCTGAGCCATGCTGGTGCCCGCCTCgaggctgagctggcagctctggaggcTGAGCTTCCCCCAGCCGACCCCTCCGGCACCGCCACCACGCCACCCCCCGCCTCTGACATCCTTGACTTCGTCGACCGCGGCAGCTCAGCTTTTGTGGGCAACCTGTGCCTCCTCGCGGCCTCGTACCGCAGCCTCTTCGAGGGGCGCCCAGGGGCTTGGGATGGCCGCCTGGAAACCTTCGCCGCCACCCTCACCACCCGTTACTTCGAGCTGCTGGAGCGACGCCTGGCGCTGGAGCGGGGCCTGGGCGACACCTCACTGCTGGTGCGAGCGCTTGACCGCTTCCACCGTCGCCTCCGCGCCCTCCTTGAGCTGCTGCCCGAGGCTGGGGCCGAGGCAGGTGCTGCGCTGGTGGCCCGGGCGGCACGCGAGCGGGTCGATCGCTACCTGCGGGCGCTGCAGACCTTCTTCCTGGGGTGTCTGGGTGACGTGCGCCAGGCGCTGGCTGCCCCCCGGCCTCCGGGCAAGGAGGGCCCCGGCCTGCCCGACCTCCTGGCCACGCTCGCGGCCTCCATCCTCGGCCAGCTCAAGGCCGTCCTGGCCTACGTGCAGCTCTTCACTGCCAAGGATGTCGCCTTCGCCAGCCTGCCCTACTTCAAG GGGGAGTTCTGTGTGGAGGCAGTGCACGAAGGGCTGGTGGTGGCCTTTGTGCGCTGGCTCTGCCGCACCACCCGTGGCTTCGCTGATGGCCCAGCTGAGCGAGgggcccctgcagcccccccggccctgctgctgctccttgcccgCCTCTGTCTTGACTATGAGGCCACCACCATCAGCTACATCCTCACCCTAACTGATGAGCAGTTTCCTCCCCAG GACACAGGCCCAGCAGTGACACCAGGACCAGTACTGTGTGCAGAGGCGCGGGGGGCAGCGCAGCGGCTGCTCGATCACTACGTGCAGGTCCAGGGCGCCGCGGTGGCACAGATGCTCAGGAAGAGTGTGGAGACAcgagactggctgggcactgtCGAGCCCCGCAATGTTCGTGCCGTCATGAAGCGTGTGGTTGAGGACATCACTGCCATCGATGTCCAG GTGGGACAGCTCTTCGAGGAAGGGGTGCGGCGTGCGCAGAGCAGTGACTCAAGCCGGCGCGCCTTCTCCGTCTACAGCAGCTCACGGGCACCTGGGCGCTACGCCCCCAGCTACACCCCCAG TGCCCCCATGGACACCCACCTGCTCAGCAACATCCAGAAGCTCTTCTCTGAACGCATTGACATCTTCAGCCCTGTCGAGTTCAACAAG GTGTCGGTGCTGACAGGGATCATCAAGATCAGCCTGAAGACGCTGCTGGAGTGTGTGCGGCTGCGGACTTTGGGGCGCTTCGGGCTGCAGCAGGTGCAGGTGGATGGCCATTACCTGCAGCTCTACCTCTGGCGCTTCGCCGCTGACGAGCGGGtggtgcaggggctgctggatGAGGTGGCTGCCAGCGCCGCCCACCGCTGCCTCGACCCTGTCCCCATGGAGCACAGTGTCATCGAGCTCATCTGCGAGCGGGGATAG
- the ODF3 gene encoding outer dense fiber protein 3, which yields MSQLRKVKRCCSFWAGFALATLRGSPSAAPAVPVGFVAASDTDGAWVGTWRPHRPRSFISAQFTTPAPKYSIPGTTGYLAHSPTKVRAPAYTFPTAKRPVASSCSPGPRYYVPPAITRHGKYVGPAQHMAGLPKTKSEVAPGPGEYRFSSTGSGRTSTPGRCPVRARVQTHRLVPLSSSQDSREKANGAEHLLLPWPLWLEESPASVLSSASPCAGLTDALPFPLPGVGTYMLPRLVGHNTACVPASPCYSMKGKSKHYSYLEDVPKVSCALSSGRKGSSCTSTVRVGSVRTNTHLGHPASSTPLLQTPGPAAFSKVDLDTYKNRAPRYTMGSRTRLGGDKTVKPGPADYCPGKVRHPSWCCSAIPCRCALKRRRLFRGTCHH from the exons ATGTCACA GCTGAGGAAGGTGAAGCGCTGCTGCTCCTTCTGGGCAGGTTTTGCACTGGCCACTCTCCGGGGAAgcccctcagcagctcctgctgttccCGTAGGCTTTGTGGCTGCCTCCGACACGGACGGAGCCTGGGTGGGCACTTGGAGACCCCATCGCCCACGCAGCTTCATCTCAGCCCAGTTCACCACGCCGGCACCCAAGTACTCGATCCCCGGGACAACAG GGTACCTGGCTCACAGCCCCACCAAAGTCAGAGCCCCCGCATACACGTTCCCCACGGCCAAACGTCCggtggccagcagctgctcGCCGGGGCCGCGCTATTACGTCCCGCCGGCCATCACCAGGCACGGGAAGTACGTCGGCCCGGCACAGCACATGGCCGGGCTGCCTAAGACAAAGAGCGAGGTGGCCCCCGGACCAGGTGAGTACCGCTTCTCCAGCACTGGCTCGGGCAGGACAAGCACGCCTGGCCGTTGCCCCGTGCGGGCCAGGGTACAAACCCATCGGCTCGTGCCCCTGAGCAGTTCCCAAGATTccagagagaaagcaaatggGGCTGagcacctcctcctgccctggcctctCTGGCTCGAGGAGAGCCCAGCTTCAGTGCtgtcctctgcctctccct GCGCAGGACTCACAGACGctctcccttttccccttccaggTGTGGGCACCTACATGCTGCCCAGGCTGGTGGGGCACAACACAGCCTGCGTTCCCGCCAGCCCGTGCTACTCGATGAAGGGGAAGAGTAAGCACTACAGCTACCTGGAAGACGTGCCCAAGGTGAGCTGTGCACTCTCCTCGGGGCGCAAGggctccagctgcaccagcacGGTCCGTGTGGGCAGCGTAAGAACCAACACCCACCTTGGGCACCCAGCAAGCTCCACTCCTCTCTTACAGACACCCggtcctgctgccttctccaaGGTGGACCTGGACACCTACAAGAACAGGGCCCCCAGGTACACCATGGGGAGCAGAACCAGACTTGGAGGCGACAAAACAGTGAAACCGGGGCCGGCAGACTACTGCCCCGGGAAGGTGAGGCACCCATCGTGGTGCTGCTCAGCCATTCCATGCCGATGTGCACTCAAACGCCGCAGGCTCTTCAGGGGGACATGCCACcactga
- the SCGB1C1 gene encoding secretoglobin family 1C member 1, whose amino-acid sequence MLTALHSLTPCTAMKLTVPLLITMVLCSSLGAGSDHEVIPSFLQTLLEGSAEQLYVGPISQYEVDDLTKTALSALKGCIDDLSPEHVKALVDLLKLVRTEA is encoded by the exons ATGCTCACTGCCCTCCACAGCCTCACACCCTGCACTGCTATGAAGCTGACTGTTCCTCTGCTCATCACCATggtgctctgcagctcccttg GAGCTGGCTCTGATCATGAGGTCATCCCCAGCTTTCTTCAGACGCTTCTTGAAGGCTCTGCTGAACAGCTGTACGTTGGACCAATTTCTCAATATGAAGTCGATGATTTGACCAAAACTGCTTTGAGCGCGTTAAAGGGATGTATTGATGACCTTTCTCCTGAGCATGTAAAGGCCCTCGTCGATCTGCTG aaacttGTTCGGACAGAGGCTTGA